One Micromonospora craniellae genomic region harbors:
- a CDS encoding helix-turn-helix domain-containing protein — protein sequence MSEAVGSALLRRHIGRRLEALRKHAGLSQEQAAEQLQKGRTTIARWEEGHENVRFRDIDVKALLEIYGAGEHDTKVLLALTAETRNGRRKSWWHDYTETALPAWFGLYVTLEDSAETILQYESELVPGLLQTPTYAEQVARVPPGYLGEDEIIRRVQVRVERQSLLTRPRAPHLRVILNQAVLHRPVGGPRAMADQMAHLLELMVKANVTVRIVPFSAGVHSGMAACGPFTILDFPTNEFGDPLEPPLAYAETLTGAMYLNKPDEVTAYRLAWADLEKRALNQTASKRLIVEAQKGYTSG from the coding sequence GTGTCTGAGGCAGTGGGCTCGGCGTTGCTACGCCGCCACATCGGGCGTCGCCTGGAGGCGCTACGGAAGCACGCAGGGCTGTCGCAAGAGCAGGCAGCCGAGCAACTCCAGAAGGGCCGCACGACCATCGCCCGGTGGGAAGAAGGCCACGAGAACGTCCGCTTTCGCGACATTGACGTCAAGGCGCTGCTAGAGATCTACGGGGCGGGAGAGCACGACACCAAAGTCCTGCTAGCCCTGACCGCCGAAACCCGCAACGGCCGGCGCAAGAGCTGGTGGCATGACTACACGGAGACGGCGCTGCCGGCCTGGTTCGGCCTGTACGTCACGTTGGAGGACAGCGCCGAGACGATCCTCCAGTACGAGTCAGAGCTGGTCCCTGGCCTCCTCCAGACCCCCACCTACGCCGAACAGGTCGCGCGTGTGCCACCGGGTTACCTCGGAGAGGACGAGATCATCCGCCGCGTCCAGGTACGAGTCGAGCGACAGTCGCTTCTCACCCGCCCCCGCGCGCCGCACCTCCGGGTCATTCTCAACCAGGCGGTGCTCCACCGACCCGTCGGCGGCCCGAGAGCCATGGCCGATCAGATGGCCCACCTGCTGGAGCTGATGGTCAAGGCGAACGTGACCGTGCGCATCGTGCCGTTCTCTGCGGGCGTGCACAGCGGCATGGCCGCCTGCGGGCCATTCACCATCCTGGACTTCCCCACAAATGAGTTCGGAGATCCGCTCGAACCCCCGCTCGCGTACGCCGAGACACTGACTGGTGCGATGTACCTGAACAAGCCCGACGAGGTCACCGCCTACCGGCTGGCGTGGGCTGATCTGGAGAAACGCGCCCTCAACCAGACGGCGTCAAAACGACTGATCGTGGAAGCACAGAAGGGATACACCAGTGGCTGA
- a CDS encoding DUF397 domain-containing protein: MADSAGAIWRKSTRSGNGGNCVEVATNLLGREDAVLVRDSKNPHGGHLAVTAKSWTTFTDAVRDGALSL, from the coding sequence GTGGCTGACTCGGCTGGCGCGATCTGGCGCAAGAGCACCCGCAGCGGAAACGGAGGAAACTGCGTCGAGGTGGCGACGAACCTACTGGGCCGCGAAGACGCGGTCCTTGTGCGCGACAGCAAGAACCCACACGGTGGCCACCTCGCCGTCACGGCAAAGAGTTGGACGACCTTCACCGACGCCGTGCGAGACGGCGCTCTCAGCCTGTAA